The window TTCCTTTGACAAACCACTCTTCTCCAAATATAGTCGTAAATACATTTCAGCTAATTCTACTGAGAACTGTGAATACAGAAGGTACGTCCGATAAATGTCAGCACGAATATCCCCAGCACTTGAATCAACCCAATCTATAATTGTCGCTTTGCCATTATCAGAAATAATCAAATTAAAAAGATGGAAATCTCCATGACAAAGTTTATTATCAAATGTCATTGAGTTCAATTTTTGTATTAAAAGAGATTTATGCCTTTCTTCCAAATTAGTAGTAATTTCAATTTTGCGTCGTAATTTTTCAAACATCGGTTCAAGTGAATCAGCAACGACCATATGTATTTTTTGTTGGATATCAATGGAGATATTGATGAAATGTTCTGCTTGATCCATGTTTTCAGACAGGATTTCACCCATTGTTCTACCTTTAATATATTCCATTATTATTGCCTGTTTTCCATCTATTTCTGTAACATCCAACACTTTAGGAACATTAAGGCCATGTAAGTAGGCAAAACTTTGCTTATTTGCTTCGTACAATGATTCCGTTAAAGGCAAATAGTCGTTAAACACTTTGACAATCTTACCCTCATAAAGATAAATCTTAGCTGTATTTCCTATTGCTATTGGAGTACCTAAATTCATTGGTTTTCTCTCCTTTTATACTTATTTTAAATATGTTGTTCAAAAACTCGTTTCTTAGTCTTCTTACCCTAACCTGCGCATTTAGTTTAATAATACCTCAAATTAGATTCATTTGGAAAACTTTTACCATTTACATTCCAGCCAATTTTCTATATTTTGTCTGCTATTTATTTGGGTACGACTATCACG of the Lysinibacillus fusiformis genome contains:
- a CDS encoding aminoglycoside phosphotransferase family protein translates to MNLGTPIAIGNTAKIYLYEGKIVKVFNDYLPLTESLYEANKQSFAYLHGLNVPKVLDVTEIDGKQAIIMEYIKGRTMGEILSENMDQAEHFINISIDIQQKIHMVVADSLEPMFEKLRRKIEITTNLEERHKSLLIQKLNSMTFDNKLCHGDFHLFNLIISDNGKATIIDWVDSSAGDIRADIYRTYLLYSQFSVELAEMYLRLYLEKSGLSKEEIFQWAPIIAGARLSENVSSEKSERLMDIINHYCPL